From a single Ornithodoros turicata isolate Travis chromosome 8, ASM3712646v1, whole genome shotgun sequence genomic region:
- the LOC135366574 gene encoding protein toll-like isoform X1 produces MFVLSVMVLFLHVKCAFVDAGTPPNETHYCHIKTSHVESTVYCKGAPNVEKLRRDLKELNIPRPHSLVITGVNMPTLPGFLFVNLTVNVLRILRCGIESLHADSLVGLDNLEFLDMSKNGLTTIPPAFAALKSLQVLYLTSNRITTIGIELAHLHASLTKINLHGNMISSIHEDALKNMSHLLRFVASRNGITSIPKTLFRTAPRLQQIDLRWNLIEDVESLFDGLLELHTLKLEENRISHIRSLSATNLPSLESLSLDFNPIDTFTLFDSRNAAIESLSLQHCNISDAASVPFSCIDRLRFLKLSYNRIRHIDVNSFPKSVNTSNYESFTRRDLIPSKCNAGNETKAGILLVIDISHNYIDAINNAFHGLQLLEQLDIDYNQLEHVPDDAFKTNINLKQLNMGSNKISWIGKLAFTGLGSLVELKLTSNRLTTLNGSLYFMPRLRSLYLRDNQLLSLRENDFGRLPRLGLLYAERNNISDVRGAFKTIASLEHLCLHGNHLTVIHRASLPEDITKLKKITIEGNPLTCDCQLSWLYEVPQLYMDYDVPVCNSPPRLAGAPFLSNETRYSLDIWLEDCDEKCTCKCMTKGYEGFIKVDCSHRNMEAVPRKFPEDTAVVDLSGNLLDTLDTSLAEEAPAVRSLNLSNNLYTALDWKALPTNLSYLSLQNNSFKHFPLSIVDNLNLSGIWLSGNPWDCDCEDYAFRQWAESHEDTIRDAHDVRCVEGANTQLSSRLFMDLEQKDLCPFKTSGFVTYGVPLLVIIPVSLALATIYLKRKKQIKIWLYAHGVRWVKEDDLDKDKTFDVFLSFSSKDSDWAYAHLLPGLEESGFSVCTYDRNFKGGFLLQDIIQEAVACSRRTLLLLTQNFVESEWCRWEFRVAHRTSLQDKLNRLIIVVPENVPEDIDSDLALYMKTTNYLSWREKHFWDKLRYSLPKKDIERDTTPVPGAMRLSTIYKNHAQR; encoded by the exons GAATCAACGGTGTACTGCAAGGGCGCACCAAACGTGGAGAAACTACGTCGGGATCTAAAGGAGCTCAATATACCTCGCCCGCATTCGTTGGTGATAACCGGTGTCAACATGCCGACCTTGCCAGGATTTTTATTCGTCAACCTTACAGTGAACGTGCTGAGAATCCTGCGCTGTGGGATAGAATCGCTTCACGCCGATTCGCTCGTTGGCTTGGACAATTTAGAGTTCTTAGACATGTCGAAGAACGGTCTCACAACGATACCCCCCGCCTTCGCTGCCTTAAAATCGTTGCAGGTGCTTTATCTCACTTCCAACAGGATAACAACGATTGGTATCGAGCTGGCGCATTTGCATGCGTCGCTGACAAAAATAAACCTGCACGGAAACATGATTTCATCGATTCATGAAGACGCACTGAAGAACATGAGCCATTTGCTGAGGTTCGTCGCTTCTCGCAACGGGATCACGAGTATTCCGAAGACCTTATTTCGTACAGCGCCCAGATTGCAGCAGATCGACTTGCGCTGGAATCTAATCGAAGATGTGGAGTCTCTGTTTGATGGGCTTCTGGAGTTGCAT acccTGAAGCTGGAAGAAAACCGCATCAGCCACATCCGCAGCCTCTCCGCCACCAACCTCCCCTCTCTCGAGTCGCTGAGCCTCGACTTCAATCCCATCGACACCTTCACCTTATTCGACTCCAGAAACGCGGCCATCGAAAGCCTCAGCCTTCAGCACTGCAACATATCCGATGCCGCTTCCGTTCCGTTCTCGTGCATCGACAGACTGCGGTTCCTGAAGCTAAGTTACAACCGAATCAGACACATCGACGTCAACTCTTTTCCCAAGTCCGTAAACACCTCAAACTACGAGTCTTTCACCAGGCGGGATTTGATTCCGTCTAAATGTAACGCTGGAAACGAAACGAAGGCTGGCATTTTACTGGTCATCGACATCTCCCATAATTACATCGACGCAATTAATAACGCATTTCACGGCCTTCAACTACTCGAACAGCTGGACATCGACTACAATCAACTGGAGCACGTGCCCGATGATGCGTTCAAGACAAACATCAATTTGAAACAGTTGAATATGGGTTCTAATAAAATTTCCTGGATCGGAAAGCTCGCATTCACGGGCCTCGGAAGCCTGGTAGAGTTGAAATTAACGAGCAATCGGTTGACAACGTTGAACGGTTCGCTATATTTCATGCCCAGATTGAGGTCTCTGTATCTCCGTGATAATCAGCTGCTGTCCTTGAGGGAAAACGATTTTGGAAGACTTCCACGGCTGGGGTTGCTGTACGCAGAAAGAAATAACATCAGCGATGTTCGAGGCGCGTTCAAAACTATTGCGTCTCTCGAGCATTTATGCTTGCACGGCAACCACTTGACGGTGATTCATCGTGCTAGCTTACCAGAGGACATAACGAAGTTGAAGAAGATCACGATTGAAG GAAATCCTTTAACGTGCGACTGCCAACTATCCTGGCTGTACGAGGTACCGCAGCTGTACATGGACTACGACGTCCCGGTCTGCAATAGTCCACCGCGGCTCGCCGGGGCTCCCTTCCTAAGCAACGAAACAAGGTACAGTCTGGACATCTGGCTCGAAGACTGCGACGAGAAGTGCACCTGCAAATGTATGACGAAAGGCTACGAGGGATTTATTAAAGTCGACTGTTCCCATCGGAACATGGAGGCAGTGCCACGGAAGTTCCCAGAAGACACGGCCGTCGTAGATCTTAGCGGGAATCTCTTGGACACGCTAGACACGTCCTTAGCCGAGGAAGCCCCCGCTGTGCGGAGCTTAAACCTGTCGAATAATTTGTACACAGCCCTCGACTGGAAAGCCTTACCGACAAACCTGAGTTACTTGTCCCTACAAAACAACTCTTTCAAGCACTTCCCGTTAAGTATCGTTGATAATCTGAACTTATCAGGGATTTGGTTATCTGGAAATCCGTGGGACTGCGATTGCGAGGACTACGCCTTCAGGCAGTGGGCAGAATCACATGAAGATACG ATCAGAGATGCTCATGATGTCAGGTGTGTTGAAGGAGCAAATACCCAACTATCATCGAGGTTGTTTATGGACTTGGAGCAGAAGGACCTTTGCCCATTCAAGACATCAGGATTCGTGACCTACGGAGTGCCTTTGCTAG TCATAATCCCCGTGTCCTTGGCGCTCGCCACGATATACCTGAAGCGCAAGAAACAAATCAAGATCTGGCTTTACGCCCACGGTGTTCGATGGGTTAAAGAGGACGACCTGGACAAAGACAAAACGTTCGACGTCTTCCTCTCCTTCAGCAGCAAGGACTCCGACTGGGCGTATGCCCATCTGTTACCTGGTCTCGAAGAATCCGGGTTCTCTGTCTGCACTTACGACCGCAACTTCAAAGGTGGCTTTCTCCTGCAAGACATCATTCAAGAGGCCGTGGCATGTTCCCGTCGCACGCTCTTGCTGCTTACACA AAATTTCGTGGAAAGCGAATGGTGCCGCTGGGAGTTCCGAGTTGCTCATCGTACTTCCCTCCAGGACAAGCTCAACCGCCTTATCATCGTCGTCCCTGAAAATGTTCCGGAAGATATCGACAGTGACCTCGCCCTGTACATGAAGACCACCAACTATCTCTCCTGGAGAGAAAAACACTTTTGGGATAAGTTGCGGTATTCATTACCGAAGAAAGACATCGAACGCGATACCACTCCTGTTCCTGGAGCAATGCGGCTTTCTACAATATACAAGAACCATGCTCAGCGGTGA
- the LOC135366574 gene encoding protein toll-like isoform X2: MESVWWLPGVPVIFTCWHLTTKQTLKLEENRISHIRSLSATNLPSLESLSLDFNPIDTFTLFDSRNAAIESLSLQHCNISDAASVPFSCIDRLRFLKLSYNRIRHIDVNSFPKSVNTSNYESFTRRDLIPSKCNAGNETKAGILLVIDISHNYIDAINNAFHGLQLLEQLDIDYNQLEHVPDDAFKTNINLKQLNMGSNKISWIGKLAFTGLGSLVELKLTSNRLTTLNGSLYFMPRLRSLYLRDNQLLSLRENDFGRLPRLGLLYAERNNISDVRGAFKTIASLEHLCLHGNHLTVIHRASLPEDITKLKKITIEGNPLTCDCQLSWLYEVPQLYMDYDVPVCNSPPRLAGAPFLSNETRYSLDIWLEDCDEKCTCKCMTKGYEGFIKVDCSHRNMEAVPRKFPEDTAVVDLSGNLLDTLDTSLAEEAPAVRSLNLSNNLYTALDWKALPTNLSYLSLQNNSFKHFPLSIVDNLNLSGIWLSGNPWDCDCEDYAFRQWAESHEDTIRDAHDVRCVEGANTQLSSRLFMDLEQKDLCPFKTSGFVTYGVPLLVIIPVSLALATIYLKRKKQIKIWLYAHGVRWVKEDDLDKDKTFDVFLSFSSKDSDWAYAHLLPGLEESGFSVCTYDRNFKGGFLLQDIIQEAVACSRRTLLLLTQNFVESEWCRWEFRVAHRTSLQDKLNRLIIVVPENVPEDIDSDLALYMKTTNYLSWREKHFWDKLRYSLPKKDIERDTTPVPGAMRLSTIYKNHAQR, from the exons atggaaagtgtctggtggttgccaGGCGTTCCGGTTATATTTACGTGTTGGCACCTGACAACAaagcaa acccTGAAGCTGGAAGAAAACCGCATCAGCCACATCCGCAGCCTCTCCGCCACCAACCTCCCCTCTCTCGAGTCGCTGAGCCTCGACTTCAATCCCATCGACACCTTCACCTTATTCGACTCCAGAAACGCGGCCATCGAAAGCCTCAGCCTTCAGCACTGCAACATATCCGATGCCGCTTCCGTTCCGTTCTCGTGCATCGACAGACTGCGGTTCCTGAAGCTAAGTTACAACCGAATCAGACACATCGACGTCAACTCTTTTCCCAAGTCCGTAAACACCTCAAACTACGAGTCTTTCACCAGGCGGGATTTGATTCCGTCTAAATGTAACGCTGGAAACGAAACGAAGGCTGGCATTTTACTGGTCATCGACATCTCCCATAATTACATCGACGCAATTAATAACGCATTTCACGGCCTTCAACTACTCGAACAGCTGGACATCGACTACAATCAACTGGAGCACGTGCCCGATGATGCGTTCAAGACAAACATCAATTTGAAACAGTTGAATATGGGTTCTAATAAAATTTCCTGGATCGGAAAGCTCGCATTCACGGGCCTCGGAAGCCTGGTAGAGTTGAAATTAACGAGCAATCGGTTGACAACGTTGAACGGTTCGCTATATTTCATGCCCAGATTGAGGTCTCTGTATCTCCGTGATAATCAGCTGCTGTCCTTGAGGGAAAACGATTTTGGAAGACTTCCACGGCTGGGGTTGCTGTACGCAGAAAGAAATAACATCAGCGATGTTCGAGGCGCGTTCAAAACTATTGCGTCTCTCGAGCATTTATGCTTGCACGGCAACCACTTGACGGTGATTCATCGTGCTAGCTTACCAGAGGACATAACGAAGTTGAAGAAGATCACGATTGAAG GAAATCCTTTAACGTGCGACTGCCAACTATCCTGGCTGTACGAGGTACCGCAGCTGTACATGGACTACGACGTCCCGGTCTGCAATAGTCCACCGCGGCTCGCCGGGGCTCCCTTCCTAAGCAACGAAACAAGGTACAGTCTGGACATCTGGCTCGAAGACTGCGACGAGAAGTGCACCTGCAAATGTATGACGAAAGGCTACGAGGGATTTATTAAAGTCGACTGTTCCCATCGGAACATGGAGGCAGTGCCACGGAAGTTCCCAGAAGACACGGCCGTCGTAGATCTTAGCGGGAATCTCTTGGACACGCTAGACACGTCCTTAGCCGAGGAAGCCCCCGCTGTGCGGAGCTTAAACCTGTCGAATAATTTGTACACAGCCCTCGACTGGAAAGCCTTACCGACAAACCTGAGTTACTTGTCCCTACAAAACAACTCTTTCAAGCACTTCCCGTTAAGTATCGTTGATAATCTGAACTTATCAGGGATTTGGTTATCTGGAAATCCGTGGGACTGCGATTGCGAGGACTACGCCTTCAGGCAGTGGGCAGAATCACATGAAGATACG ATCAGAGATGCTCATGATGTCAGGTGTGTTGAAGGAGCAAATACCCAACTATCATCGAGGTTGTTTATGGACTTGGAGCAGAAGGACCTTTGCCCATTCAAGACATCAGGATTCGTGACCTACGGAGTGCCTTTGCTAG TCATAATCCCCGTGTCCTTGGCGCTCGCCACGATATACCTGAAGCGCAAGAAACAAATCAAGATCTGGCTTTACGCCCACGGTGTTCGATGGGTTAAAGAGGACGACCTGGACAAAGACAAAACGTTCGACGTCTTCCTCTCCTTCAGCAGCAAGGACTCCGACTGGGCGTATGCCCATCTGTTACCTGGTCTCGAAGAATCCGGGTTCTCTGTCTGCACTTACGACCGCAACTTCAAAGGTGGCTTTCTCCTGCAAGACATCATTCAAGAGGCCGTGGCATGTTCCCGTCGCACGCTCTTGCTGCTTACACA AAATTTCGTGGAAAGCGAATGGTGCCGCTGGGAGTTCCGAGTTGCTCATCGTACTTCCCTCCAGGACAAGCTCAACCGCCTTATCATCGTCGTCCCTGAAAATGTTCCGGAAGATATCGACAGTGACCTCGCCCTGTACATGAAGACCACCAACTATCTCTCCTGGAGAGAAAAACACTTTTGGGATAAGTTGCGGTATTCATTACCGAAGAAAGACATCGAACGCGATACCACTCCTGTTCCTGGAGCAATGCGGCTTTCTACAATATACAAGAACCATGCTCAGCGGTGA